A genomic region of Ficedula albicollis isolate OC2 unplaced genomic scaffold, FicAlb1.5 N08241, whole genome shotgun sequence contains the following coding sequences:
- the LOC101814077 gene encoding heparan sulfate glucosamine 3-O-sulfotransferase 3B1, which produces MEKTPSYFVTKEAPARISSMCKGTKLIVVVRDPVTRAISDYTQTLSKKPDIPTFESLTFKNRTTGLIDTSWSAIQIGIYAKHLENWLLHFPIGQILFVSGERLISDPAGELGRVQDFLGLKRIITDKHFYFNKTKGFPCLKKAEGSSKPHCLGKTKGRTHPDIDQEVVQRLRDFYRPFNMKFYQMTGQDFGWD; this is translated from the coding sequence ATGGAGAAGACCCCCAGCTACTTCGTCACCAAGGAGGCCCCGGCGCGCATCTCCTCCATGTGCAAGGGCACCAAGCTGATCGTGGTGGTGCGGGACCCCGTGACCAGAGCCATCTCGGACTACACCCAGACGCTCTCCAAGAAACCTGACATCCCCACCTTCGAGAGCCTGACCTTCAAAAACAGGACTACGGGCCTGATTGACACCTCGTGGAGCGCCATCCAGATCGGCATCTACGCCAAGCACCTGGAGAACTGGCTCCTCCACTTCCCCATCGGGCAGATCCTCTTTGTCAGCGGGGAGAGGCTGATCAGCGACCCTGcgggggagctgggcagggtccAGGACTTTCTGGGCCTCAAGAGGATCATCACCGACAAACACTTCTACTTTAACAAAACCAAGGGCTTCCCGTGCCTGAAGAaggcagagggcagcagcaAACCCCACTGCCTGGGGAAGACGAAGGGCAGGACCCACCCTGACATCGACCAGGAGGTGGTGCAGAGGCTGCGGGACTTCTACCGGCCCTTCAACATGAAGTT